Proteins from a genomic interval of Syngnathus acus chromosome 4, fSynAcu1.2, whole genome shotgun sequence:
- the spata18 gene encoding mitochondria-eating protein isoform X1, whose protein sequence is MADALNALVSQSCFNVLQDKLERWQRAYHVISCDENMNRCCEMMELTAKIQGQLFAILNSVAADGQHTDGVATLKTRLLPWLGSCFLLLRPPVHKDAGFSVLQDLAEEERKLTELSSGKMSDTQWLEPQLCSTRLQLESLQAGLDDGHSYLNQTKSKTATTEDELLQLKENLRAVYLQNDLYKKKLDSCHDYERQMSKWRNEISYLSSQRLARSNSVRSETMAWSQLTSSSRLLRVVSRFSDLYNVERKEAQLQLQGYLNDLETVQRIIFIAMVESFKAAKLAHRLFRLRARKTLSSCHFGPESLEDTVLDYIVRNQDLYDVENSVDEVLSAMNLNPRIASIPKINFSVARPLIRETCKLAFTMQTLDPPIDLAFANDGELFISSKYRRSPDSDLSAQLVSYHVWPALMQGGTVRAKGEAVTKKGTVWIRSPLSFVRSRSLSPTRNLTFNDRKRLSPDALSASCL, encoded by the exons GTGATTTCCTGTGATGAGAATATGAATCGGTGCTGTGAGATGATGGAATTAACTGCCAAAATCCAAGGGCAGCTTTTTGCCATCCTTAACTCTGTAGCTGCTGATG GTCAACACACAGACGGCGTGGCCACGCTAAAAACACGTCTGCTTCCATGGCTGGGCTCTTGTTTCTTGCTATTGCGGCCCCCTGTCCACAAAGACGCCGGTTTCAGTGTCTTGCAG GATTTGGCAGAAGAGGAGCGTAAGCTTACAGAGCTCTCTAGCGGCAAGATGAGCGACACACAGTGGCTGGAGCCTCAGCTGTGCTCCACTCGGCTGCAGTTGGAATCGCTCCAGGCAGG gCTGGACGATGGTCACTCGTATCTGAAccagacaaaaagcaaaacagccACCACTGAGGATGAACTACTGCAACTGAAAGAGAA cttgAGAGCAGTATACTTACAAAATGACCTCTACAAGAAGAAGTTGGATTCCTGTCACGATTACGAGCGTCAGATGTCCAAGTGGAGGAATGAAATATCGTATCTGAGCTCACAGAG GCTGGCCAGAAGCAATTCGGTGAGATCCGAGACGATGGCATGGTCGCAGCTCACCAGCTCGTCACGTCTCCTGCGCGTGGTCTCGCGCTTCAGCGACCTATACAATGTGGAGCGTAAGGAGGCGCAGCTGCAGCTTCAGGGCTACTTGAATGACTTGGAAACGGTCCAGAGGATCATCTTCATTGCCATGGTG GAGTCCTTCAAGGCAGCCAAACTGGCTCACCGTCTCTTCAGGCTGCGCGCTCGCAAGACTCTCTCATCGTGTCACTTCGGGCCTGAAAGCCTGGAAGATACCGTGTTGGACTACATTGTTCGAAACCAGGACCTCTATGACGTGGAGAATAGTGTGGAC GAAGTACTCAGCGCTATGAACCTCAACCCTCGCATCGCTTCCATTCCAAAAATCAACTTCTCCGTGGCGCGCCCCTTAATTAGGGAGACCTGCAAGCTGGCCTTCACCATGCAGACGTTGGACCCGCCCATTGACTTGGCCTTTGCCAATGATGGAGAACTTTTCATTAGCAGCAA GTACCGGCGCAGCCCCGACTCGGACCTCTCGGCCCAGCTGGTCTCCTACCACGTGTGGCCCGCTCTGATGCAAGGCGGAACCGTGCGTGCCAAGGGTGAAGCCGTGACCAAGAAAGGAACTGTG TGGATCAGAAGCCCGCTGAGCTTCGTGCGCTCACGCTCTCTCAGTCCAACTCGCAATCTT ACGTTTAACGACAGGAAAAGATTGTCTCCGGACGCTCTCTCCGCCAGCTGCCTCTGA
- the spata18 gene encoding mitochondria-eating protein isoform X2: MNRCCEMMELTAKIQGQLFAILNSVAADGQHTDGVATLKTRLLPWLGSCFLLLRPPVHKDAGFSVLQDLAEEERKLTELSSGKMSDTQWLEPQLCSTRLQLESLQAGLDDGHSYLNQTKSKTATTEDELLQLKENLRAVYLQNDLYKKKLDSCHDYERQMSKWRNEISYLSSQRLARSNSVRSETMAWSQLTSSSRLLRVVSRFSDLYNVERKEAQLQLQGYLNDLETVQRIIFIAMVESFKAAKLAHRLFRLRARKTLSSCHFGPESLEDTVLDYIVRNQDLYDVENSVDEVLSAMNLNPRIASIPKINFSVARPLIRETCKLAFTMQTLDPPIDLAFANDGELFISSKYRRSPDSDLSAQLVSYHVWPALMQGGTVRAKGEAVTKKGTVWIRSPLSFVRSRSLSPTRNLTFNDRKRLSPDALSASCL, translated from the exons ATGAATCGGTGCTGTGAGATGATGGAATTAACTGCCAAAATCCAAGGGCAGCTTTTTGCCATCCTTAACTCTGTAGCTGCTGATG GTCAACACACAGACGGCGTGGCCACGCTAAAAACACGTCTGCTTCCATGGCTGGGCTCTTGTTTCTTGCTATTGCGGCCCCCTGTCCACAAAGACGCCGGTTTCAGTGTCTTGCAG GATTTGGCAGAAGAGGAGCGTAAGCTTACAGAGCTCTCTAGCGGCAAGATGAGCGACACACAGTGGCTGGAGCCTCAGCTGTGCTCCACTCGGCTGCAGTTGGAATCGCTCCAGGCAGG gCTGGACGATGGTCACTCGTATCTGAAccagacaaaaagcaaaacagccACCACTGAGGATGAACTACTGCAACTGAAAGAGAA cttgAGAGCAGTATACTTACAAAATGACCTCTACAAGAAGAAGTTGGATTCCTGTCACGATTACGAGCGTCAGATGTCCAAGTGGAGGAATGAAATATCGTATCTGAGCTCACAGAG GCTGGCCAGAAGCAATTCGGTGAGATCCGAGACGATGGCATGGTCGCAGCTCACCAGCTCGTCACGTCTCCTGCGCGTGGTCTCGCGCTTCAGCGACCTATACAATGTGGAGCGTAAGGAGGCGCAGCTGCAGCTTCAGGGCTACTTGAATGACTTGGAAACGGTCCAGAGGATCATCTTCATTGCCATGGTG GAGTCCTTCAAGGCAGCCAAACTGGCTCACCGTCTCTTCAGGCTGCGCGCTCGCAAGACTCTCTCATCGTGTCACTTCGGGCCTGAAAGCCTGGAAGATACCGTGTTGGACTACATTGTTCGAAACCAGGACCTCTATGACGTGGAGAATAGTGTGGAC GAAGTACTCAGCGCTATGAACCTCAACCCTCGCATCGCTTCCATTCCAAAAATCAACTTCTCCGTGGCGCGCCCCTTAATTAGGGAGACCTGCAAGCTGGCCTTCACCATGCAGACGTTGGACCCGCCCATTGACTTGGCCTTTGCCAATGATGGAGAACTTTTCATTAGCAGCAA GTACCGGCGCAGCCCCGACTCGGACCTCTCGGCCCAGCTGGTCTCCTACCACGTGTGGCCCGCTCTGATGCAAGGCGGAACCGTGCGTGCCAAGGGTGAAGCCGTGACCAAGAAAGGAACTGTG TGGATCAGAAGCCCGCTGAGCTTCGTGCGCTCACGCTCTCTCAGTCCAACTCGCAATCTT ACGTTTAACGACAGGAAAAGATTGTCTCCGGACGCTCTCTCCGCCAGCTGCCTCTGA
- the usp46 gene encoding ubiquitin carboxyl-terminal hydrolase 46 isoform X2 has product MNLLWKQNSKGTNASALEKDIGPEQFPINEHYFGLVNFGNTCYCNSVLQALYFCRPFRENVLAYKAQQKKKENLLTCLADLFHSITTQKKKVGVIPPKKFISRLRKENDLFDNYMQQDAHEFLNYLLNTVADILQEEKKQEKQNGRLKNHGPPVEAETTTTENKTEPTWVHDIFQGTLTNETRCLNCETVSSKDEDFLDLSVDVEQNTSITHCLRDFSNTETLCSEYKYYCEMCCSKQEAQKRMCVKKLPMILALHLKRFKYMEQLHRYTKLSYRVVFPLELRLFNTSSDAVNLDRMYDLVAVVVHCGSGPNRGHYITIVKSHAFWLLFDDDIVEKIDAHAIEEFYGLTSDISKNSESGYILFYQSRE; this is encoded by the exons ATGAACTTGTTGTGGAAACAAAATTCCAAG GGCACCAATGCCTCGGCTCTGGAGAAAGACATCGGCCCCGAGCAGTTCCCCATCAATGAGCACTACTTTGGTCTGGTCAAT TTTGGCAACACGTGCTACTGCAACTCGGTGCTGCAGGCGCTCTACTTCTGCCGGCCCTTTCGCGAGAACGTGCTGGCCTACAAGGCccagcagaagaagaaggagaaccTGCTCACCTGCCTGGCTGACCTCTTCCACTCCATCACCACGCAGAAGAAGAAAGTGGGCGTCATCCCACCCAAGAAGTTCATCTCGCGCCTGCGCAAGGAGAACG ACCTCTTCGACAATTATATGCAGCAGGACGCCCACGAGTTCCTCAACTACCTGCTGAACACGGTGGCTGACATCCtgcaggaggagaagaagcaggAGAAGCAGAACGGTCGCCTGAAGAACCACGGCCCCCCCGTCGAGGCCGAGACAACGACGACCGAGAACAAGACCGAGCCCACCTGGGTGCACGACATCTTCCAAGGCACGCTGACTAACGAGACGCGCTGCCTCAACTGCGAGACG GTGAGCAGCAAAGATGAGGATTTCCTCGACCTTTCCGTGGACGTGGAGCAGAACACGTCGATCACGCACTGCCTCAG GGACTTCAGCAACACGGAGACGCTGTGCAGTGAATACAAGTACTACTGTGAGATGTGCTGCAGCAAGCAGGAGGCGCAGAAACG AATGTGCGTGAAGAAACTGCCCATGATTCTGGCGCTACACCTGAAGCGCTTCAAGTACATGGAGCAGCTGCACCGCTACACCAAGCTGTCGTACCGCGTAGTCTTCCCCCTGGAGCTCCGCCTCTTCAACACGTCCAGCGACGCTGTCAACCTGGACCGCATGTATGACCTGGTTGCTGTGGTGGTCCACTGCGGCAG cGGTCCGAACCGAGGGCATTACATCACCATCGTGAAGAGTCATGCCTTCTGGCTGCTGTTTGACGATGACATCGTGGAG AAAATTGACGCTCACGCCATCGAAGAGTTTTACGGACTTACCTCAGACATTTCCAAGAACTCTGAGTCGGGATACATCCTCTTCTACCAGTCCAGGGAGTGA
- the usp46 gene encoding ubiquitin carboxyl-terminal hydrolase 46 isoform X1 translates to MTVRNIASICNMGTNASALEKDIGPEQFPINEHYFGLVNFGNTCYCNSVLQALYFCRPFRENVLAYKAQQKKKENLLTCLADLFHSITTQKKKVGVIPPKKFISRLRKENDLFDNYMQQDAHEFLNYLLNTVADILQEEKKQEKQNGRLKNHGPPVEAETTTTENKTEPTWVHDIFQGTLTNETRCLNCETVSSKDEDFLDLSVDVEQNTSITHCLRDFSNTETLCSEYKYYCEMCCSKQEAQKRMCVKKLPMILALHLKRFKYMEQLHRYTKLSYRVVFPLELRLFNTSSDAVNLDRMYDLVAVVVHCGSGPNRGHYITIVKSHAFWLLFDDDIVEKIDAHAIEEFYGLTSDISKNSESGYILFYQSRE, encoded by the exons ATGACTGTCAGAAACATCGCCTCCATTTGTAATATG GGCACCAATGCCTCGGCTCTGGAGAAAGACATCGGCCCCGAGCAGTTCCCCATCAATGAGCACTACTTTGGTCTGGTCAAT TTTGGCAACACGTGCTACTGCAACTCGGTGCTGCAGGCGCTCTACTTCTGCCGGCCCTTTCGCGAGAACGTGCTGGCCTACAAGGCccagcagaagaagaaggagaaccTGCTCACCTGCCTGGCTGACCTCTTCCACTCCATCACCACGCAGAAGAAGAAAGTGGGCGTCATCCCACCCAAGAAGTTCATCTCGCGCCTGCGCAAGGAGAACG ACCTCTTCGACAATTATATGCAGCAGGACGCCCACGAGTTCCTCAACTACCTGCTGAACACGGTGGCTGACATCCtgcaggaggagaagaagcaggAGAAGCAGAACGGTCGCCTGAAGAACCACGGCCCCCCCGTCGAGGCCGAGACAACGACGACCGAGAACAAGACCGAGCCCACCTGGGTGCACGACATCTTCCAAGGCACGCTGACTAACGAGACGCGCTGCCTCAACTGCGAGACG GTGAGCAGCAAAGATGAGGATTTCCTCGACCTTTCCGTGGACGTGGAGCAGAACACGTCGATCACGCACTGCCTCAG GGACTTCAGCAACACGGAGACGCTGTGCAGTGAATACAAGTACTACTGTGAGATGTGCTGCAGCAAGCAGGAGGCGCAGAAACG AATGTGCGTGAAGAAACTGCCCATGATTCTGGCGCTACACCTGAAGCGCTTCAAGTACATGGAGCAGCTGCACCGCTACACCAAGCTGTCGTACCGCGTAGTCTTCCCCCTGGAGCTCCGCCTCTTCAACACGTCCAGCGACGCTGTCAACCTGGACCGCATGTATGACCTGGTTGCTGTGGTGGTCCACTGCGGCAG cGGTCCGAACCGAGGGCATTACATCACCATCGTGAAGAGTCATGCCTTCTGGCTGCTGTTTGACGATGACATCGTGGAG AAAATTGACGCTCACGCCATCGAAGAGTTTTACGGACTTACCTCAGACATTTCCAAGAACTCTGAGTCGGGATACATCCTCTTCTACCAGTCCAGGGAGTGA
- the usp46 gene encoding ubiquitin carboxyl-terminal hydrolase 46 isoform X3 has product MQQDAHEFLNYLLNTVADILQEEKKQEKQNGRLKNHGPPVEAETTTTENKTEPTWVHDIFQGTLTNETRCLNCETVSSKDEDFLDLSVDVEQNTSITHCLRDFSNTETLCSEYKYYCEMCCSKQEAQKRMCVKKLPMILALHLKRFKYMEQLHRYTKLSYRVVFPLELRLFNTSSDAVNLDRMYDLVAVVVHCGSGPNRGHYITIVKSHAFWLLFDDDIVEKIDAHAIEEFYGLTSDISKNSESGYILFYQSRE; this is encoded by the exons ATGCAGCAGGACGCCCACGAGTTCCTCAACTACCTGCTGAACACGGTGGCTGACATCCtgcaggaggagaagaagcaggAGAAGCAGAACGGTCGCCTGAAGAACCACGGCCCCCCCGTCGAGGCCGAGACAACGACGACCGAGAACAAGACCGAGCCCACCTGGGTGCACGACATCTTCCAAGGCACGCTGACTAACGAGACGCGCTGCCTCAACTGCGAGACG GTGAGCAGCAAAGATGAGGATTTCCTCGACCTTTCCGTGGACGTGGAGCAGAACACGTCGATCACGCACTGCCTCAG GGACTTCAGCAACACGGAGACGCTGTGCAGTGAATACAAGTACTACTGTGAGATGTGCTGCAGCAAGCAGGAGGCGCAGAAACG AATGTGCGTGAAGAAACTGCCCATGATTCTGGCGCTACACCTGAAGCGCTTCAAGTACATGGAGCAGCTGCACCGCTACACCAAGCTGTCGTACCGCGTAGTCTTCCCCCTGGAGCTCCGCCTCTTCAACACGTCCAGCGACGCTGTCAACCTGGACCGCATGTATGACCTGGTTGCTGTGGTGGTCCACTGCGGCAG cGGTCCGAACCGAGGGCATTACATCACCATCGTGAAGAGTCATGCCTTCTGGCTGCTGTTTGACGATGACATCGTGGAG AAAATTGACGCTCACGCCATCGAAGAGTTTTACGGACTTACCTCAGACATTTCCAAGAACTCTGAGTCGGGATACATCCTCTTCTACCAGTCCAGGGAGTGA